TGCATTCAAACCTTAAAAATTACCTACTCTAATCAGGACAAAGCAGAAatgcaaaatctttttttttccaatataaagCAAAGAAAAATCTATAGCTGTAGATCTCAAATCCCTGTTACAGAAGCCTTACAGTCAAACAGGTGATTTGTTGACACAAGAGAAAGTGCTATAGCAATCAGATAAAGTTAATTTAAACAGACTCAGGACCAAATGGTATTCACACATGAGTACTTAGGGAGCTTAGTGCAGAACTAGCCATACCACCGTATGGTAAGATAAtacagtctaaatatgtataacTTCCCTACAGAGGGATCTGGCTTAATTCGGGGGACTGGGCAGGAAGTAGATTTGATTCAACACAGATAAATGtaaagtcatgcattttggaataaggaagcCACAAGCCATGTATACAATAAATTGAGTTTTAGTTATTAATAAAATGAAGTGAAAAGGACTTGAACAATTATAGATGACAAATAAGGAAACAATGTGCAATGCTGGTCTGCCGTTACAAAGGTTAATAAGGAGGTGTCATGTATAAAGGAATGGTACTGATTTGTGTGATCACAATATAAATTCATCCATTTCTAAATCAATGTTACGACCCCACCTTAAATATGCAGTGGAtttttgggcaccagttttaaagaaagatattgcagaactagaataAATGCAGAGGTAATCTGCACAATGTATACGGTAAATGGACAACAGTTTTAAAGAAAGGCTTGAAAAAcagcatttgttttctttagaaaaaaaggcATCTTAAATGAAATagccacacacaaatatacacagggTCAGTACAAATGGCTATGTACTAacttgttcattagcaggaatatacagacAAGGTCACCCACTGAGACTTGAAGAAAGACTGTTGCGCTTACAACAGAGGAAAGGGTCCTTTATGGTGAGAACAATACGATATGGAACTCTCTATCTAAAGAGGTTGTCTTATAAAATTCAGAtttcctaatttatttttttaaggctgGGATGTTTTTTTGAAAACCAGAATATTCAGGGACATAATTAACATGTATGTGAACTGGTTGTCCAAAGAGAAATCTGAACGACTTTATTCAAGAAATATTTGTAagcctttttgtggcataattggaaattgcTACAATTGGTGGGGTTAGGGATGGGGTTGCCTTCTGCTGGATCAACAGCataatggaatgggtttttaatgttGAACTGGACCTTTTTCACCGCACCACTACCATTTAAAGGGAGATGGCTTTGGGAGAAATGCTCACATGGTTTGCCATTTTAAAAATCATTATACATTGGCAAGTAAAACCCTAGTATCTGGCTACAAACTATTATCCAAGTGGTACAGAACAGCTGAAGTCATGATAGCAATCAACCTACATATATCGGTCTCTGCTGAGATTGTACTGTATTTGAAGAAAATTAACACCATATATCACATTTTCTTATAACCCACCAACTTATGCCTGACCTATTTTCTCCACATGACCACAccctaataagcataataataataattataattattgccaAACACCTTTACATTGGAAACAAAATACTTACCCAACCACACATCTGTGCAATCCCAGATGTAGGAACTACGGAGAATACATATTACAGCTCCAAAGGGTGCTTAACAATCTGCATAGAAATCTGGACATGCTGGCTGGTTACAGCATAATAGGATTAACTTATTAAGTACAATTATTACCTGGGTTACCAGTTACcttctttttttgcatttgattttCTTTGTAAGTTAGTTTGTTCTGTAAATTGTACTCTGAAAGGTATAATTGTTAATTTATATCATAATATCACACCATAAACAAATATTTTTGAGTGTctgaactgcaaaatgtaaattttgtgAAAACGTAAACCTTCAATAAACATggattaacaaaaaaacaaaaacaaaaaaacgacaaCTACATAGAGATATGTAAAAGATGGAGTTTGTACTTGAGTATTTTTCCAGCCAATATTCCTATGTAACTCTGTTCTGGAACAGTAAGTCCAGTCACTGTAAAATATTGCACATATTCCCACAGACATACCTTGGCTGCACCAACACCTAAACCTCCTTAGCAGTCAGACTGGGGTCACAAAACATCCATTCTGATGTAACTTCCATTTCCAACCCCTAAATTTCCCCTCCCCTTCATATTTTAACACCCAAAATAAAACAGGATGAACTAATCAATTTGTGTGAATGTTAACTATGTTCCTTAATATATGAGAAGATACAGTatgaatatgttttattttgaatTCAGATTTTCTAGCATTAAAAGAAAGCAATTGGCTTCTTTCCTGTGAATTCTCAAATGACGATTCAGGACACTCTTCTgtccaaaacatttcccacattcccaACAAGAAAATGGTTTCTCCCCTGTGTGTATTCTCTGATGAGTAACAAGATATGCATTCAAGgtgaaacattttccacattcagagcaCGAGAATGGCTTTACTCCTGAGTGGATTTTCAAGTGCCTGTTCAAATCACTTTTTTGTGCAAAGCATTTCCCACAGTGGTAGCAAGAGAATGGTTTCTCGCCAGTGTGAATTCGCTGATGTGTGATAAGATTGGAAGATTGGGTAAAACCTTTTAGGCACTCAGGACATGAAAATGGCTTCCTCCCCAAATGACTTTGCTGATGTCTGTTTAGATCTTTCTTCtgcccaaaacatttcccacattcagagcaaGAAAATTGTTTCTCTCCTTCTTGAATCTCATTTTTATGAAATTCTGATTTATAAACCATTTGGTAAGATGTGGGTTCAGTTTTTAGAATTCCATTATTACCAATTTCATTGCATTTTTGGATTAACATGTCATTATTCTGGTAATTTCTGTTCATTTTAATGTGTTCTTTAACACAAAATGGATATTCTGGCTTTCTATAGTCCATGGAGGTATAAATGTTGCCGAAATTTACTTCTTCACATAAAACTGGTTCCTCCTTAAAAGGGATAGATGGATATTGTGTCTGTGGATGTTCGGTGGGTTTAGAAATATCTGTGAGATTTTCTTCTTCACATAAGACTGGTTCCTCCTTAAAAGGAATAGATGGGTATTGTGTCTGTGGATGTACGGTGGGTTTAGAAATATCTGTGAGATTGCCTTCTTCACATAAGACTGGTTCCTCCTTAATAGGAATAGATGGGTATTGTGTCTGTGGATGTTCGGTGGGTTTAGAAATATCTGTGGGATTGCCTTCTTCACATAAGACTGGTTCCTCCTTAATAGGAATAGATGGGTATTGTGTCTGTGGATGTTCGATGGGTGTAGAAATGTCAGTGAGATTTCCTTCTTCACATGAGGCTGGTTCCTCTTTAATATGGGTAGATGGATATTCTGTCTGTGCATGATCTGTAACTATATAAATGTCTGTGAGATTATTTTCTTTACAAGATGCTGGAATTTCATGAATATAACCAAATGGATGTTCTGTGTGTATAGAAATCTTGGGATTCATAAGATTTGATTTATTACACAATGGTGAATCTCCGGTCATATTTCTCCCGGATATATGATACATCTCTTTGGGTTTACAGATGCTCAAGCACCTTTCTCTTACATTACTTTTAATTACACAAGGTTCTTCAAATAAGTAGTCTGGAAAAAAGATAGGGCTCTTACGTCTTCTCTTTTTATTTGTACCTATATACCCATCTGTTGGAGATAAAAGAGTGCAGTCAGAATTTTCACTTTCAAATATTATTTGACTATGCTGGTTAATGGCTCCCTTGGCTCACATTGTTATCATGGATTATGCCATTTTTTGCTAAACTTTCTCTGCTCATGTAGCCATTCACAAATCTCTCTAAGCTCATGACACTATTAGCCAACTCTCGATTAATATCGTTTTGTTTCATGCTGCTATTGGCAAATCTGTCTTGATGCACGAAAGTACTAGCTAATCTTTCTCTGCTTATGATGATATGGCTAATCTCTCTTGATTTATGCCATTATTGGCTAATCGCTCTCTTGGTTGAGAATGATATTAGCCAATCTCGCTCAGCTCATGTTACTATTGCCCTCTCTTGGCTCATGCCACTATTAGCCAATTCTTCTACTGGCTCATTTAGCTATTGGCTTATAATTTCACTTGGCTCATGTTACTATTGACTAAACTCAATCTTAGCTTAAGTGAATAATAAACCGCCTACCATCTGAGCCGAGGTGCTGTTGGTTCTCAATCATGATGTCATTGTAGAGATGCTTATGTCCTTCTATATACTCCCACTCCTCCAAGGAGAAATAGACAGTGACATCCTCACACCGTATAGGAAcctgatacacacaatgacacagtcaACATCAAGACACATCCCTTGCTTTTACTGTATAATGTCCCATTAACAGCAATCTCACCTCTCTGGTCAGCAGCTCAATGATCTTATTGGTCAATTCCAGGATCTTCTGCTCATTGTTTTTCTCATGGACCAAGGGGTAAGGCAGTGGCACCGTTCTGGGGCTCTGCATCCTGGAGAAACTCTCTGACACGTGCTGATTGCTGCTGCTGGGTGAGATTGGGTCACTGGGTTTTTTCACAATCATATAATCCTAGATAATGAGAGAGATGCTAAAATATAATTGAGAAGTAACAGaaataaacagacaaaaaaaactcCACAGTAACGGCTGTCTATAAGACTTAAGAAAACATGAACTAAAAAAACCTAAAGTGATAGGTATGTGTATGCTTGCTTACTCCAGGAGGAAGACAATAGGGTACATTATAgcagatattttattatatgtgaGATAAAGTACATCTCTATAGCTAGCTCCATTCAGGTTATTGTATATCTCTATAGCTAGCTCCATTCAGGTTATTGTATATCTCCATAGCTAGCTCCATTCAGGTTATTGTATATCTCTATAGCTAGCTCCATTCAGGTTATTGTATATCTCTATAGTTAGCTCCATTCAGATTATTGTATATCTCTATAGTTAGCTCCATTCAGGTTATTGTATATCTCTATAGTTAGCTCCATTCAGGTTATTGTATATCTCTATAGTTAGCTCCATTCAGGTTATTGTATATCTCTATAGTTAGCTACATTCGGGTTATTGTATATCTGAATGGAGCTAGagccccagtccggccctgctggttGCAATAAAGGATATATACGGGTGACACTATTGCGACATTTCCTGGAATCTCTCACCTCTCCAGTCCGCAGATAGATGATTTCCAGGGTAAGGTTTAATATTGGATCTATTTTCTTGTCCATCGTGTGAGAATTTGAAAGCCAAAATTAGTCTTTAACAGTATTTTTCATGGATGTACTGGAATCTGAATTGATTTGTGAGAAGTCCTGATCTGTTCAGCAGCAATTTCCAACCTAATAGGAAGAAAGACAGACCTGATCAATACAATTTTTATACTcataaattattaaaatttaaactGCTTTTCCGGCACAACCTGGACTGTTTAGTGTAGTTTACTGTAGTTGTGTTCTGTGTTTATTGTTCTACTCCATGAAAACCTCTCAAGGCATATGTGGTAAACTACTCATCATGCTGACCCATTCCTGCGGGATACAAGCTCCACCTAGTTTGGGCTCAGACTGCAGTGGTTGCTTCCTTTCAATTTCTACTGTCTACTCCCTCCCAAAGTAATGGACTAAATGTCTGTCCTACCAATTCCTCCTTCAACACCTTACTCAGGTTGCCATCTTAAATTCCTATCTTGGAATGGTCGGGGCTTCAACACTCATGTTTGAAAAGAGAAAAGTACTAAACCACCTCCACACCATCCTCCTTTAGGAAACCAGTTGGCCAAAATGTCTCTACTGTACATGTCCCTTGGGCCAGGATTGCATAACCGCTCCATATTATTCCAAAGCATAACTTTACTTTTACATCACTCTCTGCAATCCACTTTTCCCTCTACTTCACTGACTTTaacactgtgacaaactgccctttgccactgggcattggagaagactgatcgctagcctcctgccctgcgactatggccctggaatgtattgccctttaggaattacatttgggcataatgaatttttgtatgctgttcctggccctttaaatactttggaacAGTGtttcaacttttaaactggcacttcgaatgcagtcgaagtgccgaattggccgccatttgacaaatgaacacgtggcggcagccattttaacgtatccgaacgcggtcagcggtgtgtgcagccaaatctatggaactgtttgcggctacccaattgcccgaacactgctgacccgtaccttcttcgacaccgcggctggagactaagtcccgttcgaagattcgaactcccgttcgaatgggacttagtcaatttctcggtgtaaaatacaCCGACTGCACaacccaaatccatggaactgttttgggcatgaaaatgtggtaaaaaaaaaaaaagagacttaatatttctggaaccactgaacggatTTCCACGAATAAATATGTTccacaagttgtgttgttcataaaataAGAAcgttataaaattgtataaaaaaagtttttagcttggagataattgagtagatacagtaagaaactcaattatctcccaagcagaggggagggaatctgtgggatgtaaccgatatcggattggttaatgcctaattgcctgtgggcgtctcccttgcaggggagcactgcatagaagcagagtacctgccattacatcagagatcttcttgaccctcaatacgtagacttgtctcgttattggagggaactgctatatcacactggggattgctatgctctgcatactcccttgagctttaatcacttagcccttgttcctggaggagaggtcttccccatacggtcctggaggacagaagctaaTTCCAGGGTGGAGGAAGacagcgcggctccagttaagctacggcggttgtggagtctgcggtgtccagtgcggtgcttgtggtccttggCGCACAAGCCATTATgacgtccattaacggaaggtgtccgttacaaacACAATTATGGACATTATTATGGACAGAGTTCCAGTTAGCTCGTTATCTTACTcacacaaaagtttaaaaaagtagaaAACTTTGAAAAAAGACCCTTATGTGAGTGATATGGACGCCTTGTTTTTGTAACTCTGCGGTGATTATTACTTGACTTTGCCTCAAAATTGAGAGCTGATGAAAGGCCAAAGGGCCCTGAAGTGGAAGTGTAAAAGATTGCCTTAATCTTTTAAGGAGAATCTCAAATACATTCTGTGATTTTCTGCAATTAGAATTGTAACTGATCACATGGCagcccgactgggcacctccgttgaCGTACGCTTCCTAGCTGACaccgaggaccataagcaccgcaccaggaaccacaaccaccgcagactccacaaccgctgtaacttaactggagtctcgctgtcttccttccagcctggatcaacctctgacatccaggaccgtgtgggaaagacctctcctccaggagagtgcaTCAGGAAGTGATTAGAGCTCAAGGGAGTATACAAGGTATAGCAATCCCcattgtgattatagcagttctcctccaatcacgagacaagactacgtgttgagggtcaaacatgaCCAGAACTGTTTAATGAGCACCAAAGGTAGCCGTTacagtaaccttgtgggaaaacttgtaaaaaagagacaataaaccctcagttcttttatgcaggttttcccaaaaggttaccacccatgtggacctagTGGTACACAGGACATGCAATTGCAATAGCCAATCAAAAcattacagtacagtcagacactcccagccaaggcacacaaaccctcccctctgcctgtgatataattactgaacacaatgggttaactcgattatcacaggcaggaaaatatacagttttatacgATATTCCTAACTCCCAAACCATACATGCAATTCacatattctgaaccagcataagcagtatacaaacatatgttcaaaaaatcatacaaattggtccagtggttcaaaagttaggtggaagtcctattcgaccgactgcaagcatggctttcctgcccaaaacagttccacagatttaggctgtgcagccggtctatcttctccactatggagataattggcttaagtgggtgtggtaacttaattatctccagtaacagggaatatctccatttacaacaacagtaaaaatacatcattcctattatactgaacagaacccccacattcaacctatccccagatagcttggttCGGAGATCTccatatatccgaacagcgctcagatcgaacaaacagaataaaatcgccatgggttaaagtttagcaagggctgatgagagattgaggagggacaaaggagccagtttaaactggtctggcagtgtccctgggacaacgccctgctggagaaacaatagacaggaaaaagggggagaggaagaggcacattttctcatggaattaaaggggcagaaaaagggtgttacaatccaatatgcccaaataatgtttttaaagggccatacaccccagggcataatcataaggcaggaggctggcaatcaggctcctctaAAAGCCAGAGGCAAAGGGCAGTTGGTCACATAAAAAGCTAgtgacaaaaggcagtttgtcacaatgtggctgtaacggatcgcctggcaccccgactgggtacctccgttaatggatgctcctagcgtttccagaggactccaagcactctggcagacaccacaatcaccgaatcagagaggcatataaatcctctcaagcatatgaatgctgtagacagttgaataggaaccatacgaaaaggttttcaatcctagcagtcaaactggaacagcatacaataaatcctcccccaataattagacgacacttcactttgagggttcaacaggaactccctgtactggcacatacagcctcttttattcacaatccacaaaacataatactgcccacagggttttgcagaaaaaccaataaacacattacaacacatgcaatgcaagtacagcagccaatcagacacaatgggacaatagaaacacacccagcatattcctctcctctgcttaggagataattgagtcaattactgtatctactcaattatctccaagctgaaaagttacactttgtatacatttttataactttgtgagttaacatcgtacatacataaaacttatattattttaaccagtataacttggggacaaacatatccaaaattcacttgaataggttcaggggtttaacggttaggtcaaatgcctttgttttcacttgcaagcatggcttttccttttcAAAACAGTtcccactggtttggcagtgtccctgggacaacaccctgctggagaacaatggatccgggggaggggaagagggagtGTCCAAACAGTTTCAGTATTTCCCTTCACTgttgttaaaaggccagcacagtacaataagtccaaatgcagttctttaaagggtcccatcttcccgggaccataatcactgggcaggaggcgagcaagcagttccctccaggaaactggggcagactctggtgcagggtccagtccgctacagtggcttttgtaacagtttttaacttagagatatttcctgtacctggagataattaagttaccacagccacttaagccaattatctccaggatagaggaggagATAGACCGGCCgtacagcctaaatctgtggaactattttaggcatgaaagccatgcttgtggtcggtcaaaagagacttcctgaaaaccctgctctgatctgtgtgatttttggatgttgttcacccagatcagggctatccagggatgtattgtggggatatgtggtgttttgtgcctgtgggtaattgagttagtccattgtgtttggtaattgtatcacaggcagagagagggagggtttgtgtacattatttgGGAGTGCCTAACTGTATAAGAGTGTTTTGATTGGCTTTATAACGTTGTGTCCTGTGCTCAATATGGGTGGTAACTGTAACAAAACCTTACAGTCTCCTGGGGCCTGTggaataatcaagggaattgtaTTTTATATCATCTGTTCGGTAGAAATGCAACTGATAAAGAAacaaatgaaactaccgaacaccggaccaccttggTGTGTAATTAAggggtattttacctcccagcttgtttccagccgttcgcatggttcagcacgaattccgtgtgtaaaatataggtggccgccatttcggaactttacacgtgttcgcggccatcttacgcacgaacagcggtgtttgcctgtgaacgcatggaacttaaaacggatacgcaaacaggcgaacaccgctgagacctccatgcgcccatAGCTTTGTGCTGGAACTACCAAACAaccggctgttcggtagttatacttaactttctatggggattccagcgaacaccAAGATAGctatggatggcaaggatttcgtggagttttaatacgcgaacggagaccgaccgcagggcca
The DNA window shown above is from Pelobates fuscus isolate aPelFus1 chromosome 10, aPelFus1.pri, whole genome shotgun sequence and carries:
- the LOC134575208 gene encoding gastrula zinc finger protein XlCGF53.1-like; translated protein: MDKKIDPILNLTLEIIYLRTGEDYMIVKKPSDPISPSSSNQHVSESFSRMQSPRTVPLPYPLVHEKNNEQKILELTNKIIELLTREVPIRCEDVTVYFSLEEWEYIEGHKHLYNDIMIENQQHLGSDDGYIGTNKKRRRKSPIFFPDYLFEEPCVIKSNVRERCLSICKPKEMYHISGRNMTGDSPLCNKSNLMNPKISIHTEHPFGYIHEIPASCKENNLTDIYIVTDHAQTEYPSTHIKEEPASCEEGNLTDISTPIEHPQTQYPSIPIKEEPVLCEEGNPTDISKPTEHPQTQYPSIPIKEEPVLCEEGNLTDISKPTVHPQTQYPSIPFKEEPVLCEEENLTDISKPTEHPQTQYPSIPFKEEPVLCEEVNFGNIYTSMDYRKPEYPFCVKEHIKMNRNYQNNDMLIQKCNEIGNNGILKTEPTSYQMVYKSEFHKNEIQEGEKQFSCSECGKCFGQKKDLNRHQQSHLGRKPFSCPECLKGFTQSSNLITHQRIHTGEKPFSCYHCGKCFAQKSDLNRHLKIHSGVKPFSCSECGKCFTLNAYLVTHQRIHTGEKPFSCWECGKCFGQKSVLNRHLRIHRKEANCFLLMLENLNSK